A window from Mya arenaria isolate MELC-2E11 chromosome 9, ASM2691426v1 encodes these proteins:
- the LOC128246372 gene encoding putative nuclease HARBI1 produces the protein MAALFVFGQRRRKQRTFKDRISSLDHLSDVEVVDRYRLSRIAIIYLEDNLRNDLSTPTNRSQSVSSMTKVLVGLRVLSKGNFLSEVADLHGISKQTASRVLHEFVDAVNRNIDNIRFPRTQQELAEAKLGFYKRCKIANIVGAVDGTLVPIIAPKDSGEAYICRKGFHAINVMATCSHDRRFIDIVAKWPGSQHDSSVMNTSSLKEHMESGRPGMLLADSGYPLTTSLLTPLANPVTPAEARYNNAQSKGRMVIEQSFGILKGRFRCLHKTGGVLSYSPEKSCAIFMACARLHNMCLDWGLTLDDAQVVDPGQDAMEAWMGQPGLQVQELRRRVVNTFV, from the exons ATGGCGGCGTTGTTTGTTTTCGGccaaagaagaagaaaacaacGCACCTTTAAGGATCGCATTTCATCCTTAGATCATCTGTCAGATGTGGAGGTTGTGGACCGATATAGACTCTCACGAATCGCCATTATTTATTTGGAAGATAACCTAAGAAATGACCTTTCTACTCCTACAAACAGGTCACAATCGGTATCGTCTATGACGAAG GTGCTGGTTGGGCTTAGAGTTCTGTCTAAAGGAAATTTCTTATCAGAGGTAGCCGACCTGCACGGCATATCGAAGCAAACAGCGTCAAGGGTGTTGCATGAGTTTGTAGACGCTGTAAATCgaaatattgacaatataag ATTTCCAAGAACACAACAAGAATTGGCAGAAGCAAAACTTGGCTTCTACAAAAGATGCAAAATTGCCAATATCGTAG gtGCAGTCGACGGAACACTCGTCCCTATCATTGCCCCGAAAGACAGTGGCGAAGCCTACATATGCCGGAAAGGATTCCATGCTATAAATGTGATGGCTACATGTAGCCACGACAGAAG GTTCATCGACATTGTCGCCAAGTGGCCAGGGTCGCAGCATGATTCTTCTGTCATGAACACCTCGTCGTTGAAG GAACACATGGAGAGTGGGAGGCCAGGGATGCTGCTGGCTGATAGCGGTTATCCACTCACTACCAGCCTGCTAACTCCGCTTGCTAATCCCGTAACGCCTGCTGAAGCAAGATATAACAACGCGCAGAGCAAGGGAAGGATGGTTATCGAGCAGAGTTTTGGAATCCTGAAAGGAAGGTTTCG ATGTCTCCACAAAACCGGCGGTGTGTTGAGTTACAGTCCCGAAAAGTCGTGTGCAATTTTTATGGCATGTGCCAGGTTGCACAATATGTGTTTGGATTGGGGTCTGACACTGGACGATGCCCAAGTAGTGGACCCAGGCCAAGATGCTATGGAGGCCTGGATGGGACAACCAGGCTTGCAGGTGCAAGAACTGCGACGACGAGTTGTGAACACTTTTGTGTGA